In one window of Rhizobium sp. ACO-34A DNA:
- a CDS encoding apolipoprotein N-acyltransferase, translated as MERLAGRIMLLWGARRALLAIFAGAIGALALPPVGFFAALFVSFTLLVWLMDGATGNPDKSHSWGLRSAFLTGWLFGFGYFVAGLWWLGSALLVEADEFAWALPLAILGLPAVLAIFYGLATVVARLLWSDGWGRLAALAAGFGLAEWLRGFVATGFPWNAIGYGAMPIPVMMQSAHVIGVLGVTTLAVFVFSAPALIGTRKGIVPGLTIAGLLFAAHLGYGAWRLLLPPDTGSATSLNIRMVQPAIDQAKKIENVERIEIFNEHLALSAKPPAPGKPRPDIIVWPETSIPFILTENPDALARIGDMLQDGQVLITGAVRSEDRGAGHAPRYYNSVYMIDDKGQILAASDKVHLTPFGEYVPYEDILRRVGFDNVISLPGGFSAASSRSPLALPSGVSLYPLICYEVIFPNEWMDDLGKAGVLLNITNDAWFGSTPGPYQHFLQARIRAVETGLPLVRDANNGISAVVDPYGRILSGLTLNSRGVIDSTISVESAADGSRNLIKSNFWYVFLGIALVAMISRAGFVFGKN; from the coding sequence TTTCTTCGCGGCGCTCTTCGTCTCGTTCACGCTGCTCGTCTGGCTGATGGATGGAGCCACCGGCAATCCTGACAAGAGCCACTCCTGGGGCCTGCGCTCTGCCTTCCTGACGGGTTGGCTTTTCGGCTTCGGCTATTTCGTCGCCGGGCTATGGTGGCTTGGCAGCGCCCTGCTTGTGGAGGCGGATGAATTTGCCTGGGCGCTTCCGCTGGCGATCCTCGGATTGCCGGCGGTGCTTGCCATCTTCTACGGTCTTGCGACGGTCGTCGCCCGCCTTCTATGGTCAGATGGCTGGGGTCGCCTCGCAGCGCTCGCCGCCGGCTTCGGGTTGGCGGAATGGCTGCGCGGCTTCGTTGCGACCGGGTTTCCGTGGAATGCCATCGGCTATGGCGCGATGCCCATCCCGGTGATGATGCAGTCGGCCCATGTCATCGGCGTGCTTGGCGTCACGACGCTGGCCGTCTTCGTTTTTTCGGCTCCCGCGCTGATCGGCACGCGCAAGGGCATCGTGCCGGGCCTGACGATTGCCGGCCTGCTGTTTGCCGCTCACCTGGGATATGGTGCCTGGCGCCTGCTTTTGCCGCCCGATACCGGTTCGGCAACCAGCCTGAACATCCGGATGGTGCAGCCTGCCATCGACCAGGCGAAGAAGATCGAGAACGTCGAGCGCATCGAGATCTTCAACGAGCATCTTGCGCTATCCGCCAAGCCCCCTGCGCCCGGAAAGCCAAGGCCCGATATCATCGTCTGGCCGGAGACCTCGATACCCTTCATCCTGACCGAAAATCCCGATGCACTGGCCCGTATCGGCGACATGCTGCAGGATGGTCAGGTTCTGATCACGGGGGCGGTCCGTTCGGAGGATCGCGGAGCAGGGCACGCCCCTCGTTATTACAACTCGGTCTACATGATCGACGACAAGGGGCAGATCCTTGCCGCTTCCGACAAGGTGCATCTGACGCCTTTCGGCGAATACGTACCCTATGAGGATATCCTGCGGCGTGTCGGCTTCGACAATGTGATCAGTCTGCCGGGCGGCTTTTCCGCAGCCTCCAGCCGCTCTCCGCTGGCGCTTCCTTCCGGGGTGAGCCTCTATCCGTTGATCTGCTACGAGGTCATTTTCCCGAATGAATGGATGGATGATCTGGGTAAGGCCGGGGTCCTGCTGAACATTACCAATGACGCTTGGTTCGGTTCGACGCCCGGGCCGTATCAGCACTTCCTGCAGGCCCGGATCAGGGCCGTGGAGACCGGTCTCCCCTTGGTTCGGGACGCAAATAATGGCATATCTGCAGTTGTTGACCCCTATGGGCGCATCCTTTCCGGGCTGACGTTGAATTCCCGAGGTGTCATCGATTCAACCATAAGTGTGGAATCGGCGGCTGACGGCAGCAGAAATTTGATAAAAAGCAACTTTTGGTATGTGTTTCTTGGCATTGCATTGGTAGCAATGATTTCACGCGCAGGTTTTGTTTTCGGAAAGAATTGA
- a CDS encoding transcriptional regulator encodes MIENKKKPNPIDIHVGSRIRLRRTMLGMSQEKLGESLGITFQQIQKYEKGTNRVGASRLQNISSILNVPVSFFFEDAPGEQSAGPTGMAEASSSNYVVDFLSSSEGLQLNRAFVKISDPKVRRKIVDLVKALAAEADAD; translated from the coding sequence ATGATCGAGAATAAGAAGAAGCCGAACCCGATCGACATCCATGTGGGTAGTCGGATTCGCCTTCGCCGTACAATGCTGGGCATGAGCCAGGAGAAGCTGGGCGAAAGCCTCGGCATCACGTTCCAGCAGATTCAGAAATACGAGAAGGGCACCAACCGTGTCGGCGCGAGCCGTCTGCAGAATATTTCCAGTATTCTCAACGTCCCGGTTTCCTTCTTCTTCGAAGACGCCCCCGGCGAGCAGTCTGCCGGTCCGACGGGCATGGCGGAAGCATCGAGCTCCAACTACGTGGTTGACTTCCTCTCCTCCTCGGAAGGCCTCCAGCTCAACCGAGCCTTCGTCAAGATTTCCGACCCCAAGGTTCGTCGCAAGATCGTGGATCTGGTGAAGGCGCTTGCCGCAGAAGCAGATGCCGACTGA
- a CDS encoding methionine adenosyltransferase, with protein sequence MRANYLFTSESVSEGHPDKVCDRISDEIVDLVYREAAKTGVDPWTVRIACETLATTNRVVIAGEVRLPVSLLKKDKDGSVAKDAYGDPAVNPAKFKAAARKAIKDIGYEQDRFHWKKVKIDVLLHAQSADIAQGVDKAADHGNSEGAGDQGIMFGYACRETPDLMPAPIYYSHKILQLLAAARKKGEGDAGKLGPDAKSQVTVRYVDGKPSEVDSIVLSTQHLDESWDSAKVRSVVEPYIREALGDLKIADDCKWYVNPTGKFVIGGPDGDAGLTGRKIIVDTYGGAAPHGGGAFSGKDTTKVDRSAAYAARYLAKNVVAAGLADRCTIQISYAIGVAQPLSIYVDLHGTGKVTEDAVEAAIRKTMDLSPSGIRRHLDLNRPIYAKTSAYGHFGRKAGRDGSFSWERLDLVKPLKDAIKG encoded by the coding sequence ATGCGCGCTAATTATCTCTTCACCAGTGAATCCGTTTCCGAAGGTCATCCGGACAAGGTCTGCGACCGTATCTCCGATGAAATCGTGGACCTCGTTTATCGCGAAGCCGCCAAGACCGGCGTCGATCCCTGGACCGTCCGTATCGCATGCGAGACCCTGGCAACCACCAATCGCGTGGTGATCGCCGGCGAAGTCCGCCTGCCGGTCAGCCTTCTGAAGAAGGACAAGGACGGTTCCGTGGCCAAGGACGCCTATGGCGATCCGGCGGTGAACCCGGCGAAGTTCAAGGCCGCTGCGCGCAAGGCCATCAAGGATATCGGTTACGAACAGGACCGGTTCCACTGGAAGAAGGTGAAGATCGACGTTCTGCTGCATGCGCAGTCGGCCGATATCGCCCAGGGCGTCGACAAGGCTGCCGACCACGGCAACAGCGAAGGCGCTGGCGACCAGGGCATCATGTTCGGTTACGCCTGCCGCGAAACCCCGGACCTCATGCCGGCTCCGATCTATTATTCGCACAAGATCCTTCAGCTTCTCGCCGCCGCCCGCAAGAAGGGTGAGGGTGACGCCGGCAAGCTCGGCCCTGACGCCAAGAGCCAGGTGACCGTGCGCTATGTCGACGGCAAGCCGTCGGAAGTCGACTCGATCGTTCTCTCCACCCAGCATCTCGACGAAAGCTGGGATTCGGCCAAGGTTCGTTCGGTTGTCGAGCCCTACATCCGCGAAGCTCTCGGCGACCTCAAGATCGCCGACGATTGCAAATGGTACGTCAATCCGACCGGCAAGTTCGTCATCGGCGGCCCGGATGGTGACGCTGGCCTCACCGGTCGCAAGATCATCGTCGACACCTATGGTGGCGCGGCTCCCCACGGCGGCGGTGCATTCTCGGGCAAGGACACCACCAAGGTCGACCGTTCCGCTGCTTACGCTGCGCGTTACCTTGCGAAGAACGTCGTGGCTGCCGGCCTTGCCGATCGTTGCACCATCCAGATTTCCTATGCCATCGGCGTTGCCCAGCCGCTGTCGATCTATGTCGACCTGCATGGCACCGGCAAGGTAACGGAAGACGCGGTCGAAGCCGCCATCCGCAAGACCATGGACCTGTCGCCGAGCGGCATCCGCCGTCATCTCGACCTGAACCGCCCGATCTATGCCAAGACATCGGCCTATGGTCACTTCGGCCGCAAGGCGGGTCGCGATGGTTCCTTCTCCTGGGAGCGCCTCGACCTCGTCAAGCCGCTCAAGGACGCCATCAAGGGTTGA
- a CDS encoding tRNA (guanosine(46)-N7)-methyltransferase TrmB, with protein sequence MTPTERRSRATEAFFGRRKGKPLRELQVERMTHLLPELRVEPQGPALENLADLFPTQVERLRLEIGFGGGEHLVHRAGENPQTGFIGVEPFVNSMAKLLAEVEAKELRNIRVYDDDATQLLDWLPAASLDQIDLLYPDPWPKKKHWKRRFVSQVNLDRFHRVLKPGGLFCFASDIDTYVNWTLIHCRDHGGFAWTARNRADWITPFAGWPGTRYEAKAKREGRSSAYLTFRKI encoded by the coding sequence ATGACGCCGACCGAACGACGCAGCCGCGCGACCGAAGCCTTTTTCGGTCGCCGCAAGGGAAAACCTCTCCGCGAGCTTCAGGTCGAGCGCATGACGCACCTGCTGCCGGAACTCCGTGTCGAGCCACAGGGCCCGGCGCTGGAGAATCTGGCTGATCTCTTTCCGACGCAGGTCGAGCGGCTGCGTCTGGAAATCGGTTTCGGCGGCGGTGAGCACCTCGTGCATCGCGCCGGCGAAAACCCTCAGACCGGTTTTATCGGTGTCGAACCTTTCGTGAATTCCATGGCCAAGCTTCTGGCCGAGGTCGAGGCGAAGGAACTCCGCAATATCCGCGTCTATGACGATGATGCGACGCAATTGCTGGACTGGCTGCCGGCAGCATCGTTAGATCAGATCGATCTGCTTTATCCCGATCCCTGGCCGAAGAAGAAGCACTGGAAGCGCCGGTTCGTTTCCCAGGTGAACCTTGACCGGTTTCATCGCGTGCTGAAGCCAGGCGGGCTGTTCTGCTTCGCCTCGGATATCGATACCTATGTCAACTGGACGTTGATCCATTGCCGGGATCACGGCGGTTTTGCCTGGACGGCGCGCAATCGCGCCGACTGGATCACGCCTTTTGCCGGATGGCCCGGCACGCGTTACGAGGCGAAAGCCAAGCGTGAAGGCCGGTCCTCGGCCTATCTCACTTTCCGCAAAATCTGA
- a CDS encoding heat-shock protein Hsp20: MSRTRPPDQALPVGFETVHRTGPRNGRAGEGYPPFNIERLLDPSADTTERLRITLAVAGFSEEELEIIQQGRELLIRGRHADREETIFLFRGIAARQFQRLFLLDEGMDVERAHLRNGLLSIYLIRPERAQEERKINISASV, encoded by the coding sequence ATGAGCCGCACGAGACCACCCGACCAGGCCCTGCCCGTAGGCTTCGAAACGGTGCATCGAACCGGCCCCAGAAATGGGCGCGCCGGCGAAGGCTATCCTCCGTTCAACATCGAACGCTTGCTCGACCCATCCGCCGATACGACCGAACGGCTGCGCATCACGCTCGCTGTTGCAGGCTTTTCCGAGGAAGAGCTGGAGATCATCCAGCAGGGACGGGAGCTTCTCATTCGCGGACGGCACGCCGATCGGGAGGAGACGATCTTTCTCTTCCGGGGGATCGCCGCACGGCAGTTTCAGCGCCTTTTTCTGCTCGATGAAGGCATGGATGTGGAGCGCGCGCATCTGCGTAACGGGCTGCTTTCGATCTACCTCATCCGTCCCGAACGGGCACAGGAGGAAAGGAAAATTAACATTTCCGCTTCAGTATAG
- a CDS encoding nucleoside hydrolase — MTERRKIIIDTDPGQDDAAALFLAFASGEELEVLGITTVAGNVPLRLTSRNARIICELCGRTDVPVYEGADRPIERKLVTAEHVHGKTGLDGAELAEPTMTVQPQHAVDFIVETLRREPAGSVTLCTLGPLTNVALALKKAPDIAPRVRELVMMGGGFFEGGNITPAAEFNIYVDPQAVELVFGAGIPIVMMPLDVTHQLLTTKARVARIAAIASRPAQVMVEWLQFFERFDEEKYGSDGGPLHDPTVIAYLLKPELFSGRRCNVEIETQSELTMGMTVVDWWRVSGREPNVQVMRNVDADGFFDLLIERFARL; from the coding sequence ATGACCGAACGCAGAAAGATCATCATAGACACGGACCCCGGCCAGGACGACGCTGCCGCGCTGTTTCTTGCCTTCGCAAGCGGCGAGGAACTGGAGGTTCTCGGCATCACCACCGTCGCGGGCAATGTTCCGCTGCGGCTGACGAGCCGCAATGCGCGCATCATCTGCGAGCTTTGCGGACGCACGGACGTCCCGGTCTATGAAGGCGCTGACCGCCCGATCGAGCGCAAGCTGGTGACCGCCGAGCACGTACACGGCAAGACCGGCCTTGATGGCGCCGAACTCGCCGAGCCGACCATGACGGTTCAGCCGCAGCATGCCGTGGACTTCATCGTCGAGACGCTGCGCCGCGAACCCGCTGGAAGCGTTACCCTATGCACCCTCGGCCCTCTGACGAACGTCGCTCTCGCCTTGAAGAAGGCTCCCGACATCGCGCCACGCGTTCGCGAACTGGTGATGATGGGTGGCGGCTTCTTCGAAGGTGGCAACATCACCCCCGCTGCCGAGTTCAACATCTATGTGGACCCCCAGGCGGTCGAACTTGTGTTCGGCGCCGGGATCCCGATAGTCATGATGCCGCTGGACGTGACCCACCAGCTCCTGACGACCAAGGCGCGCGTAGCAAGAATCGCTGCGATCGCCAGCCGCCCCGCGCAGGTCATGGTGGAATGGCTGCAGTTCTTCGAGCGCTTCGATGAAGAGAAATACGGCTCCGATGGCGGCCCGCTGCATGACCCGACGGTCATCGCCTACCTGCTCAAGCCGGAACTCTTCTCCGGGCGCCGCTGCAATGTCGAGATCGAGACCCAGTCTGAACTGACCATGGGGATGACCGTGGTCGACTGGTGGAGGGTTTCCGGTCGAGAGCCAAACGTTCAGGTCATGCGCAACGTCGATGCCGACGGTTTTTTCGACCTGCTGATCGAACGGTTCGCCCGCCTCTGA
- a CDS encoding chemotaxis protein, protein MFHFISRSIAAKLLIVTGAAIAVVLFLSNFILISETRSRVSGLTMDQANSEAKAIANGVASDIAELASAARTMSGVISRGHSEHSFDRKGAINLLKANVDQNPFAFGSWFCEEIKAFDGQQEEIVGNTELGANDNGVFTPYWSKDRNGKIQFSTFKNDYSAEWYALAKASGKGAITAPYMTQDTDIPVAMTSIGYPVFSGDKLIGVTGVDISLSSLSEKLKALRPFETGRVLLVAQAGQWLVAPSDDLMMKPYEGTGADALKAALSSNKSELLSNLQAEGQEGFDRLIYPFAVPGVNTNWAVIIDIPHSATGAAVEAQTFTMILAGLLVLGAVMTALFFAVRTFAQKPLHSLVADVDRLSQGEYNTAVNGQDRADELGLVAKALEGFRHRLADSRTVAAEAERHRNAADDERRRSEQERSETANVQQHVVAVLGTGLSQLSQGNLGYRISDDFPGEYAGLKRDFNAALASLEGTIDAVNASVVNIGSGSGEIADSAADLSKRTEQQAASLEETAAALNELTEQVNASADNANTAATTVNLACQDAEKSGEVVQKAVASMHGIAQSSQEISRIIGVIDEIAFQTNLLALNAGVEAARAGEAGKGFAVVAQEVRELAQRSANAAKEIKTLINTSGAQVKDGVELVGQAGQTLHKIAEQVMQINDLIRQISASASEQASGLKEINSAVNQMDQVTQQNAAMVEETTAASMTLKNESENLKTLVSRFSVSGVQNPVAALQAAVQTMRAPVQRPAASPAPAYKATPRRAASGNAAVAAAADDWQEF, encoded by the coding sequence ATGTTCCATTTCATCTCGCGCTCCATTGCCGCGAAACTGCTGATCGTCACCGGCGCTGCGATCGCCGTCGTCCTCTTTCTCTCCAACTTCATCCTGATTTCGGAAACCCGAAGCCGCGTCTCCGGCCTGACCATGGATCAGGCAAATTCGGAAGCGAAGGCAATCGCCAACGGCGTCGCAAGCGACATCGCCGAGCTGGCAAGCGCTGCCCGGACCATGTCCGGCGTCATCAGCCGCGGCCACTCCGAACATAGCTTCGACCGCAAGGGCGCAATCAACCTCCTGAAGGCCAATGTCGACCAGAATCCCTTCGCCTTCGGCAGCTGGTTCTGCGAGGAAATCAAGGCCTTCGACGGCCAGCAGGAAGAGATTGTCGGCAATACGGAACTCGGTGCGAACGACAACGGCGTCTTTACCCCCTACTGGTCGAAGGACCGTAACGGCAAGATCCAGTTCTCGACCTTCAAGAACGATTACAGCGCGGAATGGTATGCGCTGGCCAAGGCAAGCGGCAAGGGCGCGATCACCGCTCCCTACATGACGCAGGACACCGACATCCCGGTCGCGATGACTTCCATCGGCTATCCGGTATTCTCCGGCGACAAGCTGATCGGCGTCACCGGCGTCGACATTTCGCTGTCGTCGCTTTCCGAAAAGCTCAAGGCACTTCGTCCCTTCGAAACGGGCCGCGTCCTGCTGGTCGCCCAGGCGGGTCAGTGGCTGGTTGCGCCTTCGGACGACCTGATGATGAAGCCTTATGAAGGTACCGGTGCCGACGCTCTCAAGGCCGCCCTTTCCTCCAACAAGTCGGAGCTTCTTTCCAACCTTCAGGCTGAAGGACAGGAAGGTTTCGACCGCCTCATCTATCCGTTCGCCGTTCCGGGCGTGAACACCAACTGGGCCGTCATCATCGATATTCCGCACAGCGCGACCGGCGCCGCCGTGGAAGCCCAGACCTTCACCATGATCCTTGCCGGCCTCCTCGTGCTCGGCGCCGTCATGACCGCCCTGTTCTTCGCAGTGCGTACCTTCGCCCAGAAGCCGCTCCATAGCCTGGTCGCCGACGTCGACCGCCTGAGCCAGGGCGAATACAACACCGCCGTGAACGGCCAGGACCGCGCCGACGAACTCGGGCTGGTTGCCAAGGCGCTCGAAGGCTTCCGCCATCGTCTCGCCGACAGCCGCACCGTTGCCGCCGAGGCCGAACGTCATCGCAATGCAGCCGATGATGAACGCCGTCGTTCCGAACAGGAGCGCAGCGAAACAGCAAATGTCCAGCAGCATGTGGTCGCCGTTCTCGGCACCGGTCTTTCCCAGCTTTCGCAGGGCAACCTCGGATACCGCATCTCCGACGACTTCCCCGGCGAATATGCCGGCCTGAAGCGCGACTTCAATGCGGCGCTGGCAAGCCTCGAAGGCACGATCGATGCGGTCAATGCCAGCGTGGTCAATATCGGCTCCGGCTCCGGCGAAATCGCCGACAGCGCAGCCGATCTTTCGAAGCGCACCGAACAGCAGGCGGCAAGTCTGGAAGAAACCGCAGCGGCGCTCAACGAGCTTACCGAGCAGGTCAACGCCAGCGCCGACAATGCCAACACGGCGGCGACCACGGTCAACCTTGCCTGCCAGGATGCAGAGAAATCCGGCGAAGTGGTGCAGAAGGCCGTTGCCTCCATGCATGGCATAGCCCAGTCCTCTCAGGAAATCTCGCGCATCATCGGCGTGATCGACGAAATCGCCTTCCAGACCAACCTTCTGGCGCTCAACGCCGGCGTCGAGGCAGCGCGTGCGGGCGAAGCCGGCAAGGGCTTTGCGGTCGTCGCTCAGGAAGTTCGCGAGCTCGCCCAGCGATCCGCCAACGCCGCTAAGGAGATCAAGACGCTGATCAACACCTCCGGCGCGCAGGTCAAGGACGGCGTGGAACTCGTCGGTCAGGCCGGCCAGACGCTGCACAAGATCGCCGAACAGGTCATGCAGATCAACGACCTGATCCGCCAGATCTCGGCTTCGGCCAGCGAACAGGCTTCGGGCCTCAAGGAGATCAACTCGGCCGTCAACCAGATGGACCAGGTGACCCAGCAGAACGCCGCGATGGTCGAGGAAACCACGGCTGCCAGCATGACCCTGAAGAACGAGTCGGAAAACCTGAAGACGCTGGTCTCCCGCTTCTCGGTCTCGGGTGTGCAGAACCCTGTCGCGGCCCTGCAGGCCGCGGTCCAGACGATGCGCGCACCGGTGCAGCGTCCGGCCGCTTCCCCGGCTCCGGCCTACAAGGCCACGCCGCGGCGCGCAGCTTCCGGCAATGCGGCAGTCGCTGCAGCTGCCGACGACTGGCAGGAATTCTGA